Proteins found in one Nerophis ophidion isolate RoL-2023_Sa linkage group LG21, RoL_Noph_v1.0, whole genome shotgun sequence genomic segment:
- the LOC133539787 gene encoding protein S100-A6-like, which yields MRGVMESMESLIDLFNEYAGDDDCLSIEELQKLVDEGLKESDLEDKLEITEVSEVFGQLDKNEDNKLNFQEFIRCIGMLATKSRKKRGGRGGKWGKGGGGGGGGKGGRGGKGGRGGKGGRKGNDDDDDE from the exons ATGAGGGGCGTAATGGAATCCATGGAGTCATTGATAGATCTCTTCAATGAGTACGCTGGCGATGACGACTGTTTGAGCATAGAGGAGTTGCAGAAACTGGTGGATGAGGGTCTCAAGGAGTCTGACCTTGAG GACAAACTGGAGATTACCGAGGTCAGTGAGGTCTTTGGTCAACTGGACAAGAACGAAGACAACAAGCTCAACTTCCAGGAGTTCATCAGATGCATCGGCATGCTGGCTACAAAGTCCCGCAAAAAGCGTGGAGGCAGGGGAGGCAAATGGGGCAAAGGGGGTGGAGGGGGCGGAGGGGGAAAGGGTGGCAGAGGGGGAAAGGGTGGCAGAGGGGGAAAGGGGGGGAGAAAaggaaatgatgatgatgatgatgaatga